From the genome of Glycine max cultivar Williams 82 chromosome 2, Glycine_max_v4.0, whole genome shotgun sequence, one region includes:
- the LOC106797468 gene encoding uncharacterized protein: MANASTSSFHHDFEYGNTNGFYSFVASISANLNSIPILNGTNFKDWKENMQIVLGCMDLDLTLRIEKPPSPMDSSTSKHRKLHEKWDHSNCMSLMIIKSGIPEVFRGTISDDITSAKEFLAEIEKHFEKSDKAETNTLLQNLISMKYQGKGNVREYIMGMSNIASKLRALKLELSEDLLIHLVLISLPTQFSQFKISYNCKKVK, from the exons ATGGCTAATGCTTCTACATCTagttttcatcatgattttgagtatgggAACACAAATGGGTTTTATTCAT TTGTAGCTTCTATATCTGCTAATCTGAATTCGATTCCAATTCTTAATGGTACAAATTTTAAGGACTGGAAAGAGAACATGCAAATTGTTCTTGGATGCATGGATCTAGACCTTACATTAAGGATTGAGAAACCCCCTTCTCCTATGGATTCCAGTACCTCTAAACATAGGAAACTTCATGAGAAGTGGGATCACTCAAATTGCATGAGTCTTATGATCATTAAGAGTGGCATTCCTGAGGTCTTTAGGGGCACTATTTCAGATGATATAACTAGTGCCAAAGAATTCCTTGCTGAAATTGAAAAGCACTTTGAAAAAAGTGATAAGGCAGAAACAAATACTCTCCTTCAGAACTTGATTTCCATGAAGTATCAAGGTAAAGGAAATGTCAGGGAATACATTATGGGAATGTCAAATATTGCTTCAAAATTAAGGGCACTAAAGCTTGAGCTATCAGAAGACTTGCTTATTCATTTAGTGCTAATTTCTCTACCTACACAGTTTAGTCAGTTTAAGATCTCTTATAACTGTAAGAAGGTGAAATGA